CTCTCATAACCTCTGAAAACAACCTTGGATTGATCTCTTCAAAAGGTATATTTTTGTAATCCTTTAATGAATGGAATTCTATTGTTTCCAAAGTTGGGCTTTCAACATCCGCTGGAGAGAACCAGTCTGCCATTGCATATAGCTTAACCTGAAAACCTTCTTTATGATACACTTTCTGTAATCCGTCTTCGTAATCTACTTTCCAGCCTCTTGTTTTAAGCAGTGCCAAAGTTTGTTTTGGCTGAATCTGATGTCCTGCATAACGACGTGAAATAGATTTTTCTTTTAATTCATCCGGCGTTGGAACATACAATTCTCTGAATATTTGCTTAAATGGCTGTACAAGCTTTTCTTTAAAACAATAATGTTGATAATCACTCCAAACAGAATGCTGATGCAGATCTACACAATGAGCAATACGCAGGGTACTTTCTTCACTCAATTCCTGAATTTCACCATGAGCATTTACCAAACCTCCATCATGAAAGAATCCTATTTTCTGGTCATTGGAAATAAATACAAGTTTTTCCAGATGCTTTACAATAACGGGATGCTCAAAAAGGGTCTTGATTTCTTTTAAAAGGAATTCATCACCTCTTATCATAGCTTCCTCCAGTCCTTTTCGGGAACGGGTCCATTGCTCACGCATGATCTTACGGTTATTACCCAACTCCACAACTGCTTTATCTTTCTTAATCTTTGGCGGAATAGATTTTAGTTGTTTATCATCCCTGAATACGACCAATTCAGCTTTTCCATTATCTTCTATAATTAAACCTACTGTAACCCCATCAATGGTAATCTGGGTATCTTTTGATAATAGGGACTGAATTTGTTTGGTTTCCATTGCCCAGGTTAATCTGATAGGATCGGGATATCCTGCATTTCTGGCAAGGTTTTCTAGTGCAACACGAATAGCCAAAGCCTCACTTGTTTGCTTCATGGAGCCAAACTCCTTACTTTCTTTCTTGAATTGCTGAATATATTCATATCGGCTCAGAACATCTTTCTCCGGATTGGCTTTACTTAAAGGGACAAGTCCGTACACACGAAGATAATCCTGATCACGCTTATCCTTTACTTTTGCTGTTACCTCTTTTATTTTTAAGCTTCCTGCCAATGTATCGGAATAAAGTCTTGCTCTTCTGTGCCCATTTCCATCTGATATATATTTCGCAGACTCATAAAGCATTTCCCAACGGGTTTTACCAAGTTCTTTATAGGCTTTGGTAAACCAGTCTTTATCTACCGCACCGTCTTTAAATTCCTGAATATCTACGGATGAATATTTAGCAACTTCGCTTTCCAGTTTTGCATTTTGGGCTTCATAGGCACCGGTTTTAGTATGGGCATGCATCCACCAGATCGCTGAATCTAATCCTTTCCAACCTAAATAATTGCTTATAAACTGCTGCCATTGCGGTGCATACACTGCAGCCTGTATTAAACGAAGTTCTGTAATCTTTTCTTTTTTTATAATCTCATCAAATGATTTCTGAGTATCACTTTCTAAAGGATAGCAGTTAGAAATAAGCCAGGAGAAAAGTTTTTGCTTGGTCATGCTTTCATTTCCATAACTGTATATATAATTGGCATATAATCCGGACTTACCTAATCCTTTCAAGATCTGAACGAACCGATGGGTTCCATATATAGATCTAAACTGTTGTACAAAATGTGAAACCGAAGTATTAGCGTCTCCACGAATCAGCTCTATATCCAGAAACTTATCCTGAATTTCTTCAATCATAGGCTTCAGGAAAGGAAACAATTCTAAATATTTCTCATTATTATAATTAGATTTAATTGCTGTAAGGTCACTTATAGCTGAATCAGCAGTCAAAATTCCCTCAAACAGCTCTTCCTTTGTAATAAGCTTTAGTTCATATGCTTTACAGAAGAAATAGAAGTTAGGAACAGACTTTTTAATGTTTTCCGGCAAACCGCTATACTGCATCCATCGGTACAAATTCCATTGTTTAATGTGCTGTTCATCTGTAAGGTTCTTCATAGGAATAACCCGTAAAAAAACATTAAAAAAATCCAATTGCTGCCAGCCATTTCCTTGGTCTCGGTAATAATAATCTCCGCTATCTTTTCCCTTATAGTTAATAACATCTTCAGGAAGATTGGCAAATAGTGTGCTACAAGCGTCTATTGCAAAATCGACCACTTCCTCGAAGACGAATTTATATTTTAATGAACTCAAAATCCTCATAATTGGGTTCTCCCAATAATAAGTTCCTTTTGTCGGGTTAGGAATAATCTCTTTATGATAGAATACATACTCTTCCAGAAAGTTTCTAAAGACTTTTCGGTCGCAACTTTCAGCAAATGTCAACAAAAATAAATCTCTAGGTAGCATTCCTGAGTCTTTAAACCATTGTTCCCATACTTCATGCAAAGGATAGTTTTCAGCTAACTGCTGAGGAGTAAACCCTTCTGTATTTCGCTTTATCTCCCTGAAAGTATTTCCCATTAATACTTTGGCAACAGAATTATCCCACTCCCCTGACTCGTATTCATGGTCTTTATGCTGCAGGAATAAATCATTGAGTTTTTTTAATTCTTCTTTTATCTTGGCAATGGATATTGTAAAACCATACTTATTATTTTTAGTTGCTTGTATATAAATTGAATCTGCCTCTACTGTTGGTAATGCAAACTTTGAAATTACGGAAGGATCATAAAATCCGAATCCATTTTCAGCGGAAAGTATGGTTGGGTCTCCTGATGGATTAATCTGCTCAAGCAAGCCTTTTTCTCTTTCTGAAATTTTTGATCTTTCAGAATATTGCTGTGTCCAACGGATAATCTGAGAAGACACTCTTTTTCCTTGTTGAAGCTGAAGCATAATATCCAAAGATGCAGCTCTCTGTTCCACATCGCCTTTAGTCATTAATTCTTCAACCAATGGTGTCACTACGTCATCTTCTTGCTCTGTAACAAGTTCTATAAGCTTCTTACGGAGTACACCACCTTTTCTTTTAAACATATCAAAGAAAATCATAATCTCATCTTTGTTTAAAGGATTTTGAAGCAAAATATTAATTCCTGAAGCAATCAAAGCTTCTCCCCTGTCTTTTATAATTTTAAAAGCAAATTCCTTTTGAAAAGGGGTTACTTCTTTTTTCTTCTTTCCTAGTCCGTAGGAAAATGAATAGCAATAAAATTCACCTAAAATATTCCGGGTTAGTAATTCACGTAACGCAAGATCAAACTGATCAAAGTAAGACAAAACTATATCCAGCTTATTGCTGTCTTCTCCTACAAGATAAAACATGGAAGCATACAAATCACTCTTCTTGAATGTCACATTAAGCCATGAGAATATTTTTCCCTCAAATTTCTTTTCTTTTACCTCTATTTTCTGCGTCAGCTCGTGAATTTTTTCAAAGAAGTCCGGATAATCTGCATTACTGATAAAGAATTTAGAATTCGTATTGGACGCTAATAATTCAGACATTTGGCTTCCTGCAAATGCCAGTACCTCCAAGTTTCCCTCCAACACAGCCTTATAATACAAAGGCATTTGAATGTAAGGATCATCGGTTTCTGTGGCAAATTTTATCGCAAGACATTTTTTCTCTACACTTCCTTTGTCAAATAGGTAGTGTAAGTAAGGAACAGTTTTATCCACATCCCATACCCCCTGTACCCAAAGAGCCATATAGATTTCATTATTATTCTTACTTGTAATAGCATCAGGAACAAGTTCCGGACTACTGAAGTATGTATGAGCCAGTGATACAATATTATTTACTACTGATTCTTTTTCTGATTCCCAGCCCAATCCGGTCCAGGTATCTATAGAACGTACAACAGATGAAAAACGGGTAAGTTTATGTTCCACAATTACATTGGTCATATATTCCAAAGCTCCTATACTGGTTTCATCCAGAGCTTCCAATATAGTTTGTCTTAGACCCTCTTGTCGCTGTGCCGCCAGTAAAAGTTTTCCCACCAATTCCCAGCAATGTTTCTTTTCACTGTTGAGTAAAGCTTTAATAATGTTTCTGGAAACCTTTCCCTCCGTATGTTTATTAAAAATAATATCTTCAATTAATTGATAAATGGTTGTATTACCCGTATCAATTGCCGCTGACCAAACATAGAACTGACTTGAATTATTTGACACCTCATTCTCATATATAATCTGCTCTTCCAATGATAAATCATAATTCTGATCATGACTATCATAGGAATAAACATTTGGGGCCCGAACCAGTTCTCTCATCAGGTTAGCCTGATTCATCAGTATATATCTTTCATTATGAGGAGCACGAAACGAACGACGGAAATAACTCGTCTGATACATTTTGTAAGGCATCCTGTTCCATGCATATTTTACCAGATCAGCATTCTCTCCAAAGTAGTAAACCAAGAGTTTATAGTAATCCGCATCTTCCCAAATATCAGGTTTTATATAATTTTTCAGTTTCTCTGCTTCTTTTGAACCCAGGGTCATTGCCTGATAATAGTTGGTCTTACCCATTAAGAATAAACCTAATTCTGCTACTTCTTTCTTAAGCATGGGTTTATCCGGAAAAACCTCTGTAGACAACCCTTTTTCAGCTTGCTCTAACAGATCTTTTCTTAGTTTTTCGTAATAATTCTTGATTAATTTTTTCGATTCTAATTTTTTTGTGATTTCCATGTATGGTATTACTTAATATAATTTGATTACCAATAGCTTCCTGCAAGAAATGAAAGTCTTATAAAGGTAAATGTATGTTTTAGTTCCAAATCGATGGTTTGGGTAAGGCTTTCAAGTTCTTCTTCATTGTAAAACACAGCAAACATTCCGTCTTCAAAAGCCTGAATGGCATTTTCCTGTGCTTTTGGCAGATCCGCTTTCTTAAGATTATAGATACTTCCAAAACCTACTTTACCTGTATCTGTAAGTAAATTCAGGTAATTATTCTGCGGAATTTTAGTATAGTCTTCATCCTCCTGCTCAAAAGATTTTGCATTAAACTCATCTACTTGCTGTTGAACGATTAATTTTAATAAATTTTCTAAGGTGATATTGGCCTCTTCGTAGGCGATCTCAATATTTTGTTCCGAAAGAACAGGGTGTTTCTTCCCCAACTGCTTTACAGTGACTTTTATTTCCATATTTGAACTTAGTGTGACTAAATATAGTAAAATTTCACCGTGCTATTGTATCAATTTGAGATTTTATAATGAATATAAAGAAAAGGAGATGGAACTTTAAATATGAGTGGTAAAGAATATTATTAATATTCTTTTTTGACTAAAATTGTTTGATCATTAGATCCGATAGAAACAGTTATCTCACCACATATAATGCCCTTTTTAGGTGTCGGCGTGAGCAGTATGAGTGAATAGCGGGAAAAAGCTACTAAGAATAAATTAAAAAGTGGGGGTTATTTTCGGATTGAAATAGGTACAAAATAAAAAAGTACACTTTCAAAAAGTGTACTTTCTTTGGGTGAATGAGGGGTCTCGAACCCCCGACCTTCGGAACCACAATCCGACGCTCTAACCAACTGAGCTACAATCACCGTTTTCTGAGTGCAAATATAGGACAATTTCCTCAACTATCAAACAATTCCATCAAAATTTTTCAAAGAAATTAACTTCTCAGACGTAAATCCCTCAGCATAAGTAACTCCCGATAATCGCCCTAAATCCTGAGCACGGTAGGTTAAGCTCTCATAAAAGTCCTTTGTCGTAATTGGAGTTTCAGGTTCCTTAGAAGTTGGATCATAAAATTGGGTTTTATAAGCCATACATGCTTCCAGTTTTTTATCCAGATGCTCTGATATGTCAATCACAAACTCCGGTTTGATATCTTTCCACTGAATGTAATGAAACACATGCTTCGGTCTCCATACCTCCTGAATTTCTCCATCCTCTGTTGTTTCAATTTTTCTCAATCCGGACAAAAAGCACGCATCTGACACTAATTTCGCTCCTTTTGCATGATCAGGATGTCTATCATCAATTGCATTCGCCAAGACAATTTCCGGGCGGTATTTGCGAATCATTTTTACGATCCTCATTTGATATTCTTCAGAATTTACCAAAAAGCCATCTTTCATTCCCAGGTTCTCTCTTGCAGAGAGTCCAAGGATATGAGCAGCATCTGCCGCTTCTGCCTTTCTTGTTTCATCCGTACCTCTTGTACCGAGCTCTCCTCTGGTAAGATCTACCACTACACATTTTTTACCCTCTGAAACCATTTTGGCAATAGTTCCACCACATCCCAGCTCTACATCATCAGGGTGTGCTCCAAAAGCAAGTATATCAGTTTTCATAGAATCAAAGATAAGTTTTAAATAAAAACTTCCCAAACATTACGAATGGGAAGTGTTAATATCTATAATTTAAATTTTAAATTACTTGTTGATCTCTGCATTTAATTTTACAGCATCCTGGTAAGTAGGATCTAACTGTAAAGATTTTGCAACATAATCTTTTGCTTTTGCAGCATCAGAATCTTTACTCATGTAAGCTACTGCGAAATAAGCATAAGCAAGAGTTTGCTTGTTAGCTTCCTGATCCGCAGGTTTCACTGTACTGATGAATTTCTCGTAAGCTAATTTTGCAGCATCATTATTTCCTGCCTGTTGGTAAGAATATCCTTGGCTGTAATATGCCGGAGCCCAATCAGGAAGAAGAGCTGACATTTTTTGCCATGTAAGGATTGCCCCATTCCAGTTTTTAGCATCCTGATAAGCTGTAGCTAATTTAAATAAAGCATCAGAATCCTGAGCGTTAGCAGCAACTTGCTTCTTCAATCCTTCAATGGTAGGGTTTGTAGGTCCTTTATCAGCATCTGCTTGAGAAGCACCACCACCTCCTGCGATGTTCGCTAATTCTAGATCCCACTTCATTGTCTCGTCTTTTGCAGCCTTTGCAATGGCAATTTTTTGTTGAGATTCAGTCATTAAAGCAGATTTTTTAGCTGCATCTTTTTCGTCTTTAGCTAAACCAGCAGCAATAAGTCCTTGCAAACCTTGGTCAGCAGGCTGTACTCTTGATTTTTCAGCTTGAGAAACGAAAGTATCCATATTTTGCTTTGCTTCTGCATAATTTTTATCTGCATAAGACTGATAAGCTCTTAACTTGAACTTAATAGGATCTTCAATTTTATCAAAAATCTTGTCTAATACTGTCTTAGAGTTTGCGTAATCTTCGTTTGTGAAGTATAATTTTGCAATTTCTAATTGAGTATATGGATCTTCATCCGCATATTTTGTATAGTTGATAAGGTCTTGTGTAGCCTTAGCATTTTGTTGGTATCTGATATCATAACCAGCCAAAGCTTTATATGCAGGAGCATAAGTAGGGTCTACAGCAATAGCTTTATCTACACTTTCTTTAGCTTTTTGCCATACCTGAGCAGCCATCCATAAAGTAGCCATTCTTGTGTAAACAGAAGCTTTATTTTTAGCTAAAGGTAATGCTTTGTCATAAGCAGACATAGCCTCTCCCGGTGCTCTTTTTAGTCTATAAGCGTCTCCTAATGTATAATAATAATGTGCAGGAACTCCTTTTTTCTCAGCCTTCTCAATAGCCTTAGTCAGGAATTGGATAGCAAGATCAGGTGAACTGTTTTTTTCAAATAAAGTCAAAGCTTCTGCTGCTCTAAACAATACTTCAGCATCTTTTTCTCTGGAATCAGTTACCACTTTTTGAATTTCAGCAATGGCACTTTTATCACCTTTACCTAATTTAACAGCCGCAAGACCGATTCTATTAAGATAGCTTTTACCGTCAGCTGCTAATCCTTTGTTAAAACTTTCAGTAGCCTTAGCATAATCCGGTTCTCCTTGTCTTAAGAAAGTATTTCCTAAATAGAAGTAGTTTTCAGCAGTAGGCTCTTTAGCGATCATATCAGTGAAATTGGTTTTTGCCTGAGCAAATTTATCACTGTCTATACTGTTAATACCATCCTGCAGTGTTTGTGCAGAGGCGAAACCGGTAAAAAATACCACAGCTGCTCCAAAAGCAATCTTTTTTACATTCATATTCATTATATCTTTCATTTTATATTTTCTAAATAATTGAGTTATATTCTACACAACTTTCAGACCAAAACATTTTTTTTAATGGCAATAAATTGTGAATTTAATATTTTTAACGCATTTGTACCTCTCTTTTATAGATGTTATATGGCTGTAAACCCTCTTTCTGAACAATTTTTTGTCCTAAGTGAGTACATGAAAATCGTATAAAGCCATTAGCGATATTGAAGTTACCTTCGTTAATAAGGAAATAAAGTACTCTAGTGAATGGATATTCCATAGAACGAAGCCCCTCGAAGTTAGCCGTGTATGATTTTCCTTTATCTACTACAGGAAGTACCTTCACCATCTCTCTAAGTTTTTCAGAAGTTTTATCGTAAGGACGACTGAAAGTATTAAGTCCTACTACTCCTATCTTATCAGGATATTTTCCTAGTTCCTCAATAATCTTCTGATTTCCAGGAATAATGGAAAACTTAAGGTCTTTGGGTTGTTTTTTTAACTTCTCTGCAACAAAGTTCAGATTACTTGAATTGGTTCCGTCAAAAATAAACTTCTTCTCCTCTGAAAGAAGCCCACTATTGATTTCATCCATTGAAATACTTTCCTTTGGAGAGTCTTTTGGAACTACAAAAACCACAGCATCTGCTGCAAATTTAGCAGGAAGAAACTTTAAATCTGTTCTTTCTTCGTAGGTTTTTACTTCTTCTGGATTAAGGTTTCTGGACATTACAATCACCTTTGCATTTCCTTTCAATAAA
This genomic interval from Chryseobacterium joostei contains the following:
- a CDS encoding tetratricopeptide repeat protein, translating into MKDIMNMNVKKIAFGAAVVFFTGFASAQTLQDGINSIDSDKFAQAKTNFTDMIAKEPTAENYFYLGNTFLRQGEPDYAKATESFNKGLAADGKSYLNRIGLAAVKLGKGDKSAIAEIQKVVTDSREKDAEVLFRAAEALTLFEKNSSPDLAIQFLTKAIEKAEKKGVPAHYYYTLGDAYRLKRAPGEAMSAYDKALPLAKNKASVYTRMATLWMAAQVWQKAKESVDKAIAVDPTYAPAYKALAGYDIRYQQNAKATQDLINYTKYADEDPYTQLEIAKLYFTNEDYANSKTVLDKIFDKIEDPIKFKLRAYQSYADKNYAEAKQNMDTFVSQAEKSRVQPADQGLQGLIAAGLAKDEKDAAKKSALMTESQQKIAIAKAAKDETMKWDLELANIAGGGGASQADADKGPTNPTIEGLKKQVAANAQDSDALFKLATAYQDAKNWNGAILTWQKMSALLPDWAPAYYSQGYSYQQAGNNDAAKLAYEKFISTVKPADQEANKQTLAYAYFAVAYMSKDSDAAKAKDYVAKSLQLDPTYQDAVKLNAEINK
- a CDS encoding PstS family phosphate ABC transporter substrate-binding protein, which gives rise to MKNSFKIALVLVIGIILAGCKKEEKSPSYHKGDLTIFTDESFQSVTEALADGYMINYPETRIKVETKKEDLGLLDLLKGNAKVIVMSRNLNPEEVKTYEERTDLKFLPAKFAADAVVFVVPKDSPKESISMDEINSGLLSEEKKFIFDGTNSSNLNFVAEKLKKQPKDLKFSIIPGNQKIIEELGKYPDKIGVVGLNTFSRPYDKTSEKLREMVKVLPVVDKGKSYTANFEGLRSMEYPFTRVLYFLINEGNFNIANGFIRFSCTHLGQKIVQKEGLQPYNIYKREVQMR
- a CDS encoding DUF4132 domain-containing protein; its protein translation is MEITKKLESKKLIKNYYEKLRKDLLEQAEKGLSTEVFPDKPMLKKEVAELGLFLMGKTNYYQAMTLGSKEAEKLKNYIKPDIWEDADYYKLLVYYFGENADLVKYAWNRMPYKMYQTSYFRRSFRAPHNERYILMNQANLMRELVRAPNVYSYDSHDQNYDLSLEEQIIYENEVSNNSSQFYVWSAAIDTGNTTIYQLIEDIIFNKHTEGKVSRNIIKALLNSEKKHCWELVGKLLLAAQRQEGLRQTILEALDETSIGALEYMTNVIVEHKLTRFSSVVRSIDTWTGLGWESEKESVVNNIVSLAHTYFSSPELVPDAITSKNNNEIYMALWVQGVWDVDKTVPYLHYLFDKGSVEKKCLAIKFATETDDPYIQMPLYYKAVLEGNLEVLAFAGSQMSELLASNTNSKFFISNADYPDFFEKIHELTQKIEVKEKKFEGKIFSWLNVTFKKSDLYASMFYLVGEDSNKLDIVLSYFDQFDLALRELLTRNILGEFYCYSFSYGLGKKKKEVTPFQKEFAFKIIKDRGEALIASGINILLQNPLNKDEIMIFFDMFKRKGGVLRKKLIELVTEQEDDVVTPLVEELMTKGDVEQRAASLDIMLQLQQGKRVSSQIIRWTQQYSERSKISEREKGLLEQINPSGDPTILSAENGFGFYDPSVISKFALPTVEADSIYIQATKNNKYGFTISIAKIKEELKKLNDLFLQHKDHEYESGEWDNSVAKVLMGNTFREIKRNTEGFTPQQLAENYPLHEVWEQWFKDSGMLPRDLFLLTFAESCDRKVFRNFLEEYVFYHKEIIPNPTKGTYYWENPIMRILSSLKYKFVFEEVVDFAIDACSTLFANLPEDVINYKGKDSGDYYYRDQGNGWQQLDFFNVFLRVIPMKNLTDEQHIKQWNLYRWMQYSGLPENIKKSVPNFYFFCKAYELKLITKEELFEGILTADSAISDLTAIKSNYNNEKYLELFPFLKPMIEEIQDKFLDIELIRGDANTSVSHFVQQFRSIYGTHRFVQILKGLGKSGLYANYIYSYGNESMTKQKLFSWLISNCYPLESDTQKSFDEIIKKEKITELRLIQAAVYAPQWQQFISNYLGWKGLDSAIWWMHAHTKTGAYEAQNAKLESEVAKYSSVDIQEFKDGAVDKDWFTKAYKELGKTRWEMLYESAKYISDGNGHRRARLYSDTLAGSLKIKEVTAKVKDKRDQDYLRVYGLVPLSKANPEKDVLSRYEYIQQFKKESKEFGSMKQTSEALAIRVALENLARNAGYPDPIRLTWAMETKQIQSLLSKDTQITIDGVTVGLIIEDNGKAELVVFRDDKQLKSIPPKIKKDKAVVELGNNRKIMREQWTRSRKGLEEAMIRGDEFLLKEIKTLFEHPVIVKHLEKLVFISNDQKIGFFHDGGLVNAHGEIQELSEESTLRIAHCVDLHQHSVWSDYQHYCFKEKLVQPFKQIFRELYVPTPDELKEKSISRRYAGHQIQPKQTLALLKTRGWKVDYEDGLQKVYHKEGFQVKLYAMADWFSPADVESPTLETIEFHSLKDYKNIPFEEINPRLFSEVMRDVDLVVSVAHVGDVDPEASHSSIEMRAVLMKETARLFKLDNVRIDGSHVLVKGQIAEYSVHLGSAVVHQVPGRYLSILPVHSQHRGRLFLPFADDDPKSAEVISKVLLLAKDNEIQDPTILSQIKREYV
- the bshB1 gene encoding bacillithiol biosynthesis deacetylase BshB1, producing MKTDILAFGAHPDDVELGCGGTIAKMVSEGKKCVVVDLTRGELGTRGTDETRKAEAADAAHILGLSARENLGMKDGFLVNSEEYQMRIVKMIRKYRPEIVLANAIDDRHPDHAKGAKLVSDACFLSGLRKIETTEDGEIQEVWRPKHVFHYIQWKDIKPEFVIDISEHLDKKLEACMAYKTQFYDPTSKEPETPITTKDFYESLTYRAQDLGRLSGVTYAEGFTSEKLISLKNFDGIV